In the genome of Notamacropus eugenii isolate mMacEug1 chromosome 5, mMacEug1.pri_v2, whole genome shotgun sequence, one region contains:
- the B9D2 gene encoding B9 domain-containing protein 2 — MAEVHVIGQIIGATGFSENSLFCKWGVHTGGAWKLLSGVREGQTQVDTPQLGSMAYWSHPIDLHFATKGLQGWPRLHLQVWSQDVFGRCQLSGYGFSHIPSSPGIHSLDCVTWRPLGGWREQLARAFVGGGPQLLHSDVVYSGADRYRLHTAAGGTVHLELALILRNFSRYGVEC; from the exons ATGGCTGAGGTCCATGTCATTGGGCAGATCATTGGGGCaacaggtttttctgagaacagcCTCTTCTGCAAGTGGGGTGTCCATACTG GAGGAGCATGGAAACTGCTGTCCGGTGTTCGGGAAGGCCAGACACAAGTGGACACCCCTCAGCTGGGTAGCATGGCCTACTGGTCTCACCCAATTGACCTGCATTTTGCCACCAAAGGCCTACAGG gcTGGCCTCGGCTCCACTTGCAAGTGTGGTCTCAGGACGTCTTTGGCCGCTGCCAGTTGTCCGGCTATGGCTTTTCCCACATTCCCAGCAGCCCCGGCATCCATAGccttgactgtgtgacatggcgCCCCTTGGGTGGCTGGCGGGAGCAGTTGGCTCGGGCCTTCGTGGGTGGTGGGCCCCAGCTGCTACACAGTGATGTAGTCTACAGCGGGGCCGACCGATACCGGCTCCACACAGCAGCAGGGGGCACCGTGCACCTGGAGCTGGCCCTGATCCTGAGAAACTTTTCCCGATATGGGGTTGAGTGCTGA
- the TGFB1 gene encoding transforming growth factor beta-1 proprotein codes for MPPSGLRAAAAAALVPLLALLLVPPRPAVAMSTCKTLDMELVKRRRIEAIRGQILSKLRLDSPPPQGDVPPGPLPDAVLALYNSTRDRVAEPGPEAETDYYAKEVTRVLMLPQNPDADKIPHSVYFHFNTSELQEAVPDPALLSRAELRMLKIKSTEEQHVELYQKFGNGSWRYLTSQRVRPSQTVEWLSFDVTSVVYQWLSSKEKTETFRLSAHCSCDQKDTQLHMDITGLSNVRGDMGIIQNQNRPFLLLMATPLERAQNLHSPRHRRALDTDYCFSSAEKNCCVRQLYIDFRKDLGWKWIHEPKGYHANFCLGPCPYIWSLDNQYSKVLALYNQHNPGASVNPCCVPQALEPLPIVYYVGRKPKVEQLSNMIVRSCKCS; via the exons ATGCCGCCCTCGGGGCtgcgggcggcggcggcggctgcccTGGTGCCGCTGCTGGCTCTCCTGCTGGTCCCGCCGCGCCCGGCGGTGGCCATGTCCACCTGCAAGACCTTGGACATGGAGCTGGTGAAGCGGCGGCGCATCGAGGCCATCCGCGGGCAGATCCTGTCCAAGTTGCGGCTGGACAGCCCGCCGCCCCAGGGCGACGTGCCCCCGGGCCCGCTGCCCGACGCCGTGCTCGCCCTCTACAACAGCACCCGGGACCGCGTGGCCGAGCCGGGGCCCGAGGCCGAGACCGACTACTACGCCAAGGAGGTCACCCGGGTCCTCATGCTGCCCCAGAATCCGG ATGCTGATAAGATCCCTCACAGTGTTTACTTCCATTTCAACACCTCGGAGCTCCAGGAAGCTGTACCTGATCCAGCTCTGCTGTCTCGAGCAGAGCTCCGGATGCTGAAGATCAAGTCAACAGAAGAACAGCATGTGGAACTCTATCAG AAATTTGGCAATGGTTCCTGGCGCTACCTGACCAGCCAGCGGGTCCGGCCCAGCCAGACCGTGGAGTGGCTGTCCTTTGATGTTACCAGTGTGGTATACCAGTGGTTGAGTAGCAAAG AAAAGACTGAGACCTTCCGCCTCAGTGCGCACTGCTCTTGTGACCAGAAAGATACCCAGCTACACATGGATATTACTG GTTTGAGCAATGTCCGGGGGGACATGGGAATTATTCAGAACCAAAACCGCCCTTTCCTGCTGCTGATGGCTACCCCCTTGGAGCGGGCACAGAACCTTCATAGCCCTAGGCACCGAAGGGCCCTGGACACTGACTACTGCTTCAG CTCCGCAGAGAAGAACTGTTGTGTTCGTCAGCTGTACATTGATTTTCGTAAGGACTTGGGTTGGAAGTGGATCCATGAGCCCAAAGGCTATCACGCAAACTTCTGCCTGGGACCCTGTCCCTACATTTGGAGCCTGGACAACCAGTACAGTAAG GTCCTGGCCCTCTATAACCAGCACAACCCTGGCGCCTCAGTGAACCCCTGCTGTGTGCCCCAGGCCTTGGAGCCTTTACCCATCGTTTACTATGTAGGGCGGAAGCCCAAGGTGGAGCAGCTGTCCAACATGATTGTCCGCTCCTGCAAGTGCAGCTGA
- the CCDC97 gene encoding coiled-coil domain-containing protein 97, with product MLRAVASSRIPVQSQQKDEPDFTEREKVAILGRLYRDKPLVFLERFRSSLREEHLACFQHLRGDYRADFYCAEVLRGGAGRDRASRTRLRNRRYAALQELIRGGEYFSDEQMRARDPLLYEQYIGQYLSEEELAARSPKTLAPDGCPLADLLLQSYQEGLLQRRLLQQQEEEDACLEEEEEEEDENAAEEESSGPRQEEEAWIPDSEEKVFLREEFTSRMHQRFLDGKDGDFDYSKVDDNPEFDNLDIVTQDAEERYFDEEEPGEALSTEPDED from the exons ATGCTGCGCGCGGTAGCCAGCAGCCGCATCCCGGTGCAGAGCCAGCAGAAGGACGAGCCCGACTTCACGGAGCGGGAGAAGGTGGCCATCCTGGGCCGCCTGTACCGGGACAAGCCCCTGGTGTTCCTGGAGCGGTTCCGCAGCAGCCTCCGGGAGGAGCACCTAGCCTGCTTCCAGCACCTGCGGGGGGACTACCGGGCCGACTTCTACTGCGCTGAGGTGCTGCGGGGCGGCGCCGGCCGGGACAGAGCCTCCCGCACCCGGCTCCGGAACAGGCGCTATGCAGCCCTGCAGGAGCTCATCCGGG GGGGGGAGTACTTCAGTGATGAGCAGATGCGGGCCCGGGACCCCCTGCTGTACGAGCAGTACATTGGACAGTACCTGAGTGAGGAGGAGCTTGCCGCCCGCTCCCCAAAGACTCTGGCCCCAGATGGCTGCCCTCTTGCCGACCTGCTCCTCCAGTCCTACCAGGAGGGGCTGCTGCAGCGAAGGCTGCtccagcagcaggaggaggaggacgcctgcctggaggaggaggaggaggaggaagatgagaatgctgctgaggaggaaa GTTCTGGGCCCAGGCAGGAGGAAGAGGCCTGGATCCCTGACTCAGAGGAGAAGGTCTTCCTGAGGGAGGAGTTCACCAGCAGGATGCACCAGCGCTTCTTGGATGGCAAAGATGGAGACTTTGATTACAG TAAGGTGGATGACAACCCAGAGTTTGACAACCTGGACATTGTGACTCAGGATGCGGAAGAACGCTATTTCGATGAGGAGGAGCCTGGGGAGGCACTGAGCACAGAGCCAGATGAGGACTAG